One genomic segment of Aquipluma nitroreducens includes these proteins:
- a CDS encoding sensor histidine kinase, whose translation MLKAITKSITSQYNVEAKNDILKIIGIHVFIALGLLTGLTMFTLDLIGYSANECLAGDVSIIILFGVAFYGLRYISVNWAINIFLLIPILPYFFFISNSFAIIPTHLSVLNTLWTLIPFFLFFLIFSDKKRDLLIFYAISFITLLFHTYQAGLIDLLFHFQWQSNALYTNPFITLSIYFLISLLLSWRFQNTIDLLIEQKENTEQLINQTIRNLPQGMMHLEIVKDEFGTPSHLEVRRTNLAFERLFKITSRELKDNPADDVLPKIFRGSFDWNKEYLHSKKNHFSFYLERLDKYFEVNTFRISNNQIISLFIDVTSRENRVNELEENKLRYQVLLEAIPDLFFIIDKEGVYVDFVFKASEALKIKPDDIIGNSIFEVGFSEKMSSKIFHCIQHCIEFDSIETIEYALEVEGSSAMFEMRIARLNDHSVVSLARDITTRKMAELKMEEAKNKAEDADRLKTAFLANISHEIRTPMNAIIGFSKMLGSPEFDDDEKSKFIEIILTNGRLLLSLINDMISLSKIESNTLVVKKSLCRVNDMMVSLYKEFTYDLEDKKNIRIKLNCENPSPKFAVTTDSILLQSILQKLIDNGIKFTEEGEVEFGYRTLGINHLEFFVKDTGIGISDKDQNRIFERFHQLDNRTIRAYEGTGLGLSIAQHYVRLLGGELIVNSKLGVGSTFSFTIPYIREESPLKIVR comes from the coding sequence ATGTTAAAAGCCATAACTAAATCAATTACCAGTCAATATAACGTTGAAGCCAAAAATGACATTCTAAAAATCATTGGCATTCATGTGTTTATCGCACTTGGGTTATTGACCGGGTTGACAATGTTTACGCTCGACTTGATTGGCTATTCGGCTAACGAATGCCTGGCTGGAGATGTTTCAATAATCATTCTCTTTGGAGTTGCATTTTATGGACTTCGCTACATTAGCGTAAACTGGGCTATAAACATCTTCCTTTTGATTCCAATTTTACCTTATTTTTTCTTTATTTCTAACTCATTTGCAATTATACCGACTCACTTATCGGTACTAAATACCTTGTGGACTTTAATTCCATTTTTCCTGTTTTTTCTTATTTTCAGTGATAAGAAAAGAGACTTGCTCATATTTTATGCAATCTCATTCATAACTCTACTATTTCATACCTATCAGGCAGGACTAATCGATTTATTATTTCACTTTCAATGGCAATCGAATGCATTGTATACCAATCCGTTTATAACTCTTTCCATTTATTTTCTGATTTCACTTTTACTTTCATGGAGGTTTCAAAATACGATTGACTTATTAATTGAACAAAAAGAAAATACAGAGCAACTAATCAATCAAACCATTAGAAACCTTCCGCAGGGAATGATGCATCTCGAAATAGTGAAAGATGAATTCGGAACTCCTTCTCATCTGGAAGTTCGCAGAACGAATCTGGCATTTGAACGGCTTTTTAAAATAACATCGCGCGAATTAAAAGACAATCCGGCAGATGATGTGCTTCCTAAAATATTTAGAGGCTCATTCGACTGGAATAAGGAATACCTTCACTCCAAAAAAAATCATTTTTCATTTTATCTTGAGCGTCTAGACAAGTATTTTGAAGTTAACACCTTTAGAATTTCCAATAATCAAATCATAAGCTTATTCATTGATGTAACATCAAGAGAAAACCGGGTAAACGAGCTTGAAGAAAACAAATTACGTTATCAGGTACTTTTGGAGGCAATTCCCGACTTGTTCTTTATCATTGATAAAGAGGGAGTTTATGTAGATTTCGTATTCAAAGCATCCGAAGCTCTTAAAATTAAACCTGATGACATTATCGGGAATTCAATTTTTGAGGTTGGCTTTTCCGAAAAAATGTCAAGCAAAATATTCCATTGTATTCAGCACTGTATTGAATTTGACAGTATAGAAACTATTGAATATGCCCTGGAAGTAGAAGGTTCGTCAGCTATGTTTGAAATGCGAATTGCCCGATTGAATGATCATTCGGTTGTTTCGTTGGCTCGCGATATAACTACACGGAAAATGGCTGAGCTAAAAATGGAAGAGGCTAAAAACAAAGCTGAAGATGCCGACCGTTTAAAAACAGCATTCCTTGCCAACATTTCACACGAAATCCGGACACCGATGAACGCCATTATCGGATTTTCAAAAATGTTAGGTTCTCCTGAGTTTGACGACGATGAAAAAAGCAAATTCATTGAAATAATTCTTACCAACGGTAGATTGTTATTGTCGCTAATTAACGACATGATCAGTCTTTCAAAGATTGAAAGCAATACGCTCGTTGTAAAAAAATCGTTGTGTAGAGTAAACGATATGATGGTTTCGCTTTATAAGGAATTTACCTACGATCTGGAAGATAAAAAAAATATCAGGATAAAATTGAACTGCGAAAATCCAAGTCCGAAATTTGCAGTAACAACCGATTCAATTTTGCTTCAGTCCATTCTTCAGAAACTAATCGATAACGGAATTAAATTTACTGAAGAAGGCGAAGTTGAATTTGGATACCGAACTCTGGGAATAAATCATTTGGAATTTTTCGTGAAAGATACCGGCATTGGGATATCAGATAAAGACCAGAACCGGATTTTTGAACGCTTTCACCAGCTCGATAACCGCACCATCCGCGCCTATGAAGGAACTGGACTTGGACTGTCGATTGCACAACACTATGTACGATTACTTGGTGGCGAGTTAATCGTTAATTCGAAGTTAGGGGTTGGTTCAACATTCTCGTTTACGATACCATACATCAGGGAAGAGAGCCCCCTAAAAATAGTCCGATAA
- the pruA gene encoding L-glutamate gamma-semialdehyde dehydrogenase has product MSKGFFNIPDIKNEPIKSYMPGSPERIELKKMLNDLRSVELELPMIIGGKEVTTDHRVRISPPHDHKHTLGYYYQGDASHVQMAIDTAMLARDKWNSMSWHHRAAIFLKAADLFAGPYRAKINAATMLGQSKNAFQAEIDAACEMADFFRYGVRCMTDIYKMQPESAPTTWNYNEFRSLEGFIFALTPFNFTSIAGNLPAAPAMMGNVVVWKPSKTAVYSAAVIMEVLMEAGLPDGVINLVYVGGPTAADVIFQSPDFGGIHFTGSTGVFQGMWKTIGENIQKYKSYPRIVGETGGKDFIFADPTADPQAVAIAMLRGAFEYQGQKCSAASRAYIPRSIWDDVCTRFGNELATVKMGPPEDFTNFINAVIDESSFDKLAGFIEQAKKDADAEVLFGGKCDKSVGYFIEPTVILAKKPDYITMVEELFGPVLTIFVYEDEDLDLTLKILDKTSIYALTGAIFSQDRYNIERITKRLENAAGNFYINDKPTGATVGQQPFGGARGSGTNDKAGSIFNFLRWTSIRTIKENFVSPKSYTYPNFAPDKE; this is encoded by the coding sequence ATGTCAAAAGGATTTTTTAATATTCCGGACATTAAAAATGAACCCATTAAAAGCTACATGCCTGGGTCGCCGGAAAGAATCGAATTAAAGAAAATGCTCAATGATTTGAGATCAGTTGAGCTTGAACTCCCAATGATTATCGGGGGTAAAGAAGTTACTACTGACCACAGGGTGCGCATTTCACCTCCTCATGATCACAAGCATACTCTTGGTTATTATTATCAGGGAGATGCATCACATGTTCAAATGGCAATTGATACAGCCATGTTGGCACGAGATAAATGGAATAGTATGTCGTGGCATCACCGTGCTGCGATCTTTCTGAAAGCAGCTGATCTGTTTGCCGGACCATATCGCGCTAAAATTAATGCAGCAACCATGCTGGGGCAGTCGAAGAATGCTTTTCAGGCAGAAATTGATGCTGCATGTGAGATGGCTGATTTTTTTAGATATGGGGTTCGCTGTATGACAGATATTTACAAGATGCAGCCCGAATCTGCACCTACTACCTGGAATTACAATGAATTCAGGTCGCTTGAAGGCTTCATCTTTGCACTTACACCGTTTAACTTTACTTCAATTGCAGGAAACCTTCCAGCAGCACCGGCTATGATGGGAAATGTTGTGGTTTGGAAACCTTCGAAAACTGCTGTTTATTCTGCCGCAGTAATCATGGAAGTTTTGATGGAAGCTGGTTTACCTGACGGTGTTATAAACCTGGTTTATGTTGGTGGGCCAACCGCTGCCGATGTCATTTTCCAATCGCCTGATTTTGGTGGGATCCATTTTACAGGTTCAACAGGAGTATTTCAGGGAATGTGGAAAACAATCGGCGAAAATATTCAGAAATATAAATCATATCCAAGAATTGTAGGCGAAACTGGCGGAAAAGATTTCATATTTGCTGATCCAACTGCTGATCCTCAGGCCGTAGCAATTGCTATGTTGCGTGGGGCGTTCGAATATCAGGGACAAAAGTGTTCTGCTGCTTCAAGAGCCTATATTCCTCGTAGCATTTGGGACGATGTTTGCACGCGCTTTGGTAACGAGTTGGCGACCGTTAAAATGGGACCTCCTGAAGATTTTACCAATTTTATAAATGCAGTAATCGATGAATCGTCATTCGATAAATTGGCTGGTTTTATTGAACAGGCAAAAAAAGATGCCGATGCTGAAGTGCTGTTTGGTGGTAAATGTGACAAATCGGTTGGTTATTTTATTGAACCAACAGTAATTCTGGCAAAGAAACCCGATTACATTACCATGGTTGAGGAATTGTTTGGACCAGTATTGACCATATTTGTTTACGAAGACGAAGATTTGGATCTGACGCTCAAAATTCTGGACAAAACTTCTATTTATGCATTGACTGGTGCAATCTTTTCTCAGGATCGATACAATATTGAGCGGATTACGAAACGGCTTGAGAATGCTGCCGGTAATTTTTACATCAACGATAAACCTACAGGTGCAACTGTTGGACAGCAGCCGTTTGGCGGAGCCAGAGGTTCAGGCACGAACGATAAAGCCGGTTCGATATTTAATTTCCTTCGATGGACATCTATCCGGACGATTAAAGAAAATTTTGTATCGCCAAAGAGTTATACTTATCCAAATTTTGCCCCGGATAAGGAATAA
- a CDS encoding FtsB family cell division protein, giving the protein MDAKELVSKIVKSIINKYTIVLAAFVVWVIFFDDNNLRQHQKNLQELAMLQEQVSFYKHKIEADKRKLIELQTNDENLEKFAREQFFMKKANEEIYVIVEEN; this is encoded by the coding sequence ATGGATGCCAAAGAATTAGTATCAAAAATTGTAAAATCGATCATTAACAAATACACGATTGTATTAGCTGCTTTCGTTGTTTGGGTTATATTTTTTGATGACAACAATTTAAGGCAACACCAAAAAAATCTTCAGGAACTTGCCATGCTTCAGGAGCAGGTTAGCTTTTATAAGCATAAAATTGAGGCTGATAAGCGTAAACTAATTGAATTGCAAACCAATGATGAGAACCTTGAAAAGTTTGCGCGCGAACAGTTTTTTATGAAAAAGGCTAATGAAGAAATCTACGTCATTGTTGAGGAAAATTAA
- a CDS encoding YqgE/AlgH family protein, producing MKINTNIFRIESNHVPPKQGNILIAEPFLSGSYFNRSIIILATCNKDGAVGFILNKKVDFPVEDLFVDFPDFDSEVHIGGPVGTDSIYFIHTLGNLIPESIHIKDNLYWGGDFDTLKTHIKLGLVDHSQVRFFLGYSGWEAGQLEEEINENSWLVAETSEADLMSIDENEMWAKSVRAMGGKYTMWENFPENPSLN from the coding sequence ATGAAAATAAATACAAACATATTCAGGATTGAGTCCAATCACGTTCCTCCGAAGCAAGGAAATATTTTGATTGCCGAACCTTTTTTGTCCGGAAGCTATTTTAACCGGTCGATCATAATTTTGGCAACTTGTAATAAAGATGGTGCAGTAGGTTTTATCCTGAACAAGAAGGTTGATTTCCCAGTGGAGGATCTTTTTGTTGATTTCCCTGATTTTGATTCAGAAGTTCACATTGGAGGTCCTGTTGGTACCGATTCTATTTATTTTATCCATACTCTTGGTAATTTAATTCCTGAAAGCATCCATATTAAAGATAATCTTTATTGGGGAGGAGATTTCGATACGCTCAAAACCCATATTAAGCTCGGTCTTGTTGATCATTCACAGGTTCGTTTCTTCTTGGGTTATTCCGGTTGGGAGGCAGGGCAGCTTGAAGAGGAAATTAATGAGAATTCATGGCTCGTTGCCGAAACTTCAGAGGCCGATCTGATGAGTATTGATGAAAATGAGATGTGGGCTAAATCAGTACGTGCTATGGGCGGTAAATATACCATGTGGGAAAACTTTCCTGAGAATCCTTCGCTTAACTGA
- a CDS encoding aminotransferase class IV, translated as MSKGKYILVDGTFVSTEEYQISLVESDAIHFTEKIRAIRTTFPFFKETLDSIRFKLFLYNQSFPEFTENDGSALRRQLERTLTKNKHYLGAILTLTLRFSGQKIQFTIQSEKTDQVGYELNEKGLYTEIFEPIKKSISTLSHLSLGSEIFWDIAKSHQKESTTDELLLVNTSDQIIETYESNMYLIKGKTAKGAGSEQGAYQDITKPLMLDVFKKLKLDYAENEGITKSDLYEADELLIVNSIKGIRWVIGFENKRYFNHTIRRITDLFNQLIFS; from the coding sequence ATGAGCAAAGGCAAATACATTTTAGTTGACGGAACGTTTGTGTCCACGGAAGAATATCAGATTTCGCTGGTTGAATCAGACGCAATCCATTTCACGGAAAAAATCAGGGCAATCCGGACCACTTTCCCATTTTTCAAAGAAACACTTGACTCGATCCGATTCAAGCTTTTCCTTTACAACCAATCATTCCCGGAGTTCACTGAAAATGATGGTTCTGCTTTGAGGCGACAACTGGAGCGAACACTTACAAAAAACAAGCACTACCTAGGTGCCATTCTTACACTAACGCTCAGATTTTCAGGACAAAAAATTCAATTCACGATACAATCAGAAAAAACAGATCAGGTTGGCTATGAGTTGAATGAAAAAGGCTTATATACTGAAATTTTCGAACCAATAAAGAAATCAATTTCAACACTTTCGCACCTGTCTTTAGGTTCAGAAATTTTTTGGGACATTGCAAAAAGTCACCAGAAGGAATCAACTACCGATGAGCTTTTGCTGGTCAACACATCTGATCAGATTATTGAAACTTATGAGTCGAACATGTACCTGATTAAAGGTAAAACGGCCAAAGGTGCTGGAAGTGAACAAGGCGCTTATCAGGATATTACAAAACCACTCATGCTCGATGTTTTCAAGAAACTAAAGCTTGATTATGCCGAAAATGAAGGGATCACAAAATCGGATCTCTACGAGGCTGACGAATTATTAATTGTAAACTCGATAAAAGGAATACGTTGGGTGATTGGCTTCGAAAATAAACGGTATTTCAATCATACAATCCGAAGAATAACAGACTTATTCAATCAGCTCATTTTCAGTTAA
- a CDS encoding D-glycero-alpha-D-manno-heptose-1,7-bisphosphate 7-phosphatase: protein MNKAIFLDRDGVLIDNSEHYYIWETEQLTLIDGVVENLQLLAREGFLLFIVSNQGGISRGLYTKDNILKLHDELIQTFKANHIEITEIAFCPHHPEVEKCFCRKPDSLMIEKLMAKYRISKPDSYFIGDSLSDMDAAEKAGIQGIQIAANQNMFPYLSFLNQ from the coding sequence ATGAACAAAGCAATCTTTCTGGATCGGGACGGTGTACTGATCGACAACAGCGAGCATTATTACATTTGGGAAACTGAACAATTGACGCTAATTGATGGAGTTGTCGAGAATTTACAACTGCTTGCACGAGAAGGATTTTTGCTATTTATTGTCAGTAATCAGGGAGGTATTTCACGAGGACTATACACGAAAGATAACATTCTAAAACTTCACGATGAGCTGATTCAGACCTTCAAGGCAAACCACATCGAAATTACAGAAATTGCATTTTGCCCTCATCATCCTGAAGTTGAAAAATGTTTTTGCCGGAAACCGGATTCGCTAATGATTGAAAAACTTATGGCCAAATATAGAATCAGCAAGCCTGATTCATACTTTATTGGCGACAGCCTGTCGGATATGGATGCCGCCGAAAAAGCCGGAATCCAGGGAATTCAAATCGCAGCGAACCAGAATATGTTTCCATACCTCTCATTCCTGAACCAATGA